In Haemorhous mexicanus isolate bHaeMex1 chromosome 6, bHaeMex1.pri, whole genome shotgun sequence, a single window of DNA contains:
- the CD59 gene encoding CD59 glycoprotein isoform X1, translating into MAAGMATRRVREGGTRGPAKIPGSLPGRWEQRTRRNFPAAARPEGTLLPPRLRQRLRPPPRPAPEAAPPGEAAAAEAESQRIASHRRARRDLPGEGERDKPGAAAAAPGAWRGRAVAAGRAHRLGKKHDQDELQPADHLHCSDCFLWLCLLLSEDKPLLS; encoded by the exons ATGGCCGCAGGCATGGCCACACGACGCGTGAGGGAGGGTGGCACACGCGGTCCTGCAAAGATTCCTGGAAGCCTTCCCGGCCGGTGGGAGCAGCGAACCCGCAGAAACTTCCCAGCCGCCGCCCGTCCTGAGGGAACGCTTCTCCCGCCTCGGCTCCGTCAGCGGCTccggccgccgccccgccccgccccggagGCGGCACCGCCGGGAGAGGCAGCGGCGGCCGAAGCAGAATCGCAGCGCATCGCGTCGCATCGCCGCGCACGGCGGGATTTGCCCGGGGAAGGTGAGCGGGACAAGCCCGGagcagcggcggcagcgccgggagcCTGGCGAGGCCGAGCGGTGGCCGCGGGGAGAGCGCACAG ATTAGGGAAGAAGCATGACCAAGATGAACTGCAGCCTGCTGACCACCTGCATTGTTCTGATTGCTTTTTGTGGCTCTG CTTATTACTCAGTGAAGATAAACCCTTGTTGTCTTAG